In a genomic window of Stegostoma tigrinum isolate sSteTig4 chromosome 43, sSteTig4.hap1, whole genome shotgun sequence:
- the LOC125448999 gene encoding gastrula zinc finger protein XlCGF26.1-like, which translates to MEGESSDHTVGQTNIFSSCELAFSCIPVSGNHVDCDNGEAFSEAGDDGKTCSSLPSLGVHEHSLIRSSPFTCSVCGKVFAYLSHLQAHQLVHTEERPFQCSDCRKTFKCSRDLMRHKLAHTEERPFQCSDCGKCFKSFQELQRHRHLHSGLRPFTCSVCGKAFARSFNLLAHQRVHTGEKPFSCFICGKGYSRLTHLVKHKEVHSDERPFGCSDCGVSFNSSQKLKGHQREHTGEQNFICSVCGKGFTRSSALLAHQRVHVDERPFKCSECGETFRTFKCLKRHQHIHTGKSPFTCPECGKGFAQSTPLMIHQRVHTGERPFTCSVCGKGFTQLSNLRTHQRVHTGEKPFSCYECGKVFARSSNLLMHQRVHTAERPFKCLDCGKGFKRQWLLVTHQRVHSGERPFICSLCGKGFAQSSTLQSHRRVHTTMPFVCSDCGKSFKRARNLLKHQSSHTAQ; encoded by the coding sequence ATGGAAGGAGAGAGTAGTGATCACACTGTAGGCCAGACAAATATATTTTCCTCATGTGAACTTGCCTTCAGCTGCATCCCTGTCTCAGGGAATCATGTGGATTGTGACAATGGAGAGGCCTTCAGTGAAGCTGGAGATGATGGGAAGACCTGTAGTTCCCTGCCATCTTTGGGAGTTCATGAGCACAGTCTGATCAGGAGCAgtccattcacctgctctgtgtgtggaaAAGTATTTGCTTATCTGTCCCACTTGCAGGCACACCAGCTTGTTCACACAGAGGAAAGACCATTTCAGTGTTCCGATTGTAGGAAGACATTTAAATGCTCTCGGGATCTGATGAGGCACAAGCTGGCTCACACAGAGGAGAGGCCATTTCAATGTTCTGACTGTGGGAAGTGTTTTAAAAGCTTCCAGGAGCTGCAGCGACACCGGCACCTGCACAGTGGGCTGAGGCCGTTCACTTGCTCTGTTTGTGGGAAGGCATTTGCTCGGTCCTTCAACCTGCTGGCACACCagagagttcacactggggagaagccctTCTCCTGCTTCATTTGTGGGAAGGGGTACAGTCGGCTAACGCACCTAGTGAAACATAAGGAAGTTCATAGTGATGAGAGACCTTtcggatgctctgactgtggggtGAGCTTTAATAGCTCTCAGAAGCTGAAGGGACACCAGCGCGAGCACACTGGAGAACAAAACTTCATCTGTTCTGTCTGTGGGAAGGGGTTCACACGGTCATCTGCTCTGCTAGCACACCAGCGGGTTCACGTGGATGAGAGACCCTTTAAATGTTCCGAATGTGGGGAGACGTTCAGAACCTTCAAGTGCTTGAAGAGACACCAACATATTCACACAGGCAAAAGCCCATTCACATGccctgagtgtgggaagggatttgctcagtcaacTCCTCTGATGATACACCAAcgagttcacaccggggagaggcccttcacctgctctgtatgtgggaagggattcacacAGTTGTCCAACCTGCGAACACACCAGAGGGTCCATactggagagaagccattcagcTGTTATGAGTGCGGGAAGGTATTTGCTCGATCATCCAACCTGCTGAtgcaccagcgggttcacacgGCTGAAAGACCGTTCAAATGCCTGGACTGTGGGAAGGGCTTTAAAAGACAATGGCTGCTGGTGACACACCAGCGGGTTCACTCTGGTGAGAGGCCATTCATTTGCTCCCTGTGCGGGAAAGGGTTCGCACAGTCGTCGACCCTCCAGAGCCACCGGCGTGTTCACACAACTATGCCATTTGTGTGCTCTGACTGTGGCAAGAGCTTTAAAAGAGCCAgaaacctgctgaaacaccagtcATCTCATACTGCCCAGTAG